In Pseudobdellovibrio exovorus JSS, the genomic stretch CCTTAATTGATGTCGGTACTGGCCCAGGCTTTCCCGGAATCCCTTTAAAAATTCGCTATCCTCAAGAAAAAATTCTGCTAGGTGAAGGTGTACAAAAACGTGTTGAGTTTTTAAAGACAGTGCGCGAGGAATTGCAGCTCGAAAACTTGGATATTATCGGCCGCAATATCAATGAGTACTTCGTTTATCCAGTTCAATCCGTTATCACTCGTGCGGTAGAAGATATTCCCAATACCCTTCGCAATGTGATGAGCTGCCTACAATGTGGTGGGCATGTCTATTTTATGAAGGGTCCTTCGGTTGATCCTGAAATCAAAATGGCTGAAGACTTGAAAGAGTTTTATCAACTTGAACAAGATATCGCTTACGATTTAAAGCACACACAGAATCAACGACGTCTTGTCGTCTACCGCAAGATTAAGAATGCGCCCCTACCTGAAGATCCAGACGAAGAGGTCGAATAATGTCTAAATCCATAGCTAAACCCCTTGCTAAATCTACAGCTACTCAAATTACATCTTCATCGAATTCTTTATTTCGTATTTGGAAGAGTCTTCTGACTTCAAAGGGTATCAAAGAGCATCGTCAGTTCTTCTTAATGGGCGCAAAACTCATTCAAGAATTTCTAGATCAACCAGTTGATGGTTTCCATATCGAATACCTCATTTATGATTCAGAGTGCCCATATGATATCAACTGTAAAAAAACTCAGCTCACAAAAGAACTTTTTCAAGAGCTTGATGTTTTAGGTACGAAGTCCGCACTGCTTATTCTTTCTTATCATGACTTTATTGAAAAAGATTTTTCTAAAGAGGCTCAAGGCCTTGAGTTGATTTGCCCCCTAGGTGACCCTCGAAACTTAGGTGCCTTAACACGCTCGGCAACAGGACTTTCTGCCGCTGAAATCATTCTAACAAAAGAATCAACTCACCCTTATTTACCACAGGCAATGAAAGCCTCTGCTGGGTCGGCTCTAAAAATGAAGTTCACACGCACCGCTTTAGCTTTGAATGAAATTCCCTTGGTAGGAGCTAACTACGCACTGGCTTTACATGGAAATAAAATCACAGATATCCAATGGCCCAAGAGTTTACGTCTGTGGGTCGGCGAAGAAGGACCCGGACTCAGCCTTCAGCACGAACAGAAAAAACAAATTCGCTTCGTGAACATCCCAACACAGGAAGTAGAATCCTTGAATGCCATGGTTTCCACCAGTATTGCGATCTGGGAATGGAAAAAAGCCCAAAAATAGAAGCTGATTTATCGTCTAGAAATGGGTGCGGACTCAACGTAGCCCAAGACCACTTCTTTTTTGGCATCCGATCGAGGTTGCGCCAGAATATTTCCAATTAGAAATGCTAAGCCAAAGACAACCGCTAGCCCACTTCCAATAATAATTCTGTTACGCATACATCTCCTTTTTTGCACTCCAATTGCACTTAATAATCATTTATTGTAATCGGTTTTCTTACTGTTCACTCATAAAGTACGTACTCATAGACAAGATGTAGATGCGTGATGATCCGAGTTCTGAACTTCATTATCAGCCTCATTACAAAATCAGCAGTGAATGCTTACCATGTAACTCGGCTATAATATCTCAACTATAAAACTTATCGGCCGACCAAAAAAAGACTAGAGTCCTAGCGCCGCAAATAAAAAAAATATCCAATGAAGATATTGAATCAGACGAACTTCTAGACACCCCTATTGGGTGGGTGTCTCAGATGAACTCAAATTTAAACCTAAGAAAAAAATAATTTTGTTAATGGTTTTTAACATCAACTGCCCCCTCTAGCTGTTGCAAGTCTGCGGTTATGCTCAAGAGCATAAAGCGCAATATGCTTCTCTAATTGATCTGGCTTCTTTGTCGTACACCAAGTTTTTCTAAACAGCCTATTAATATGAGCCCGCAACATGGCACAGGTGTGATTTAAACTAAATATAGGATCCCATACCTGCTTCTTTAACTCCCCCTGACCGGTAATAGCTCCTCTTCCACCCAAAACCACCTCATATCTGGCTTTAGGAAAATATCTTTTCACATCACTTCTATAATGAGGATTTGAATCTGAACGAATAACCGCTGTCGACGAGATTAACCCTTTCACTTCATTAAATAGATCCCTCCTTGCCTTAGCTCTGTCATCTACTCGATATCCATACTTTTTCCGAGACGAAGCTGCCAATAGGCCCTTAGCTGGCATCGACGCCACTCGAAACCCTAAAATACGCCTACTTTTAAACTCTACCATTAACGTTACAGAAAGAGGTTTGAGCTTTGTGTGTTCAAAGGTTTCAAGGTCATCGAACTCTACTTCTTGGCATTTGGGTAACTTCCTGTTCCACTCTTTTAGTTTGTCTAAAGCCAAGTCCGATCCTTTTCTGAATTTACGGACTATAGTTTTTGGGTTGAGTTTTAAGATGCGAGCAGCTTCTCTTTGACTGACTCCACCGGTTAACAGGTCGCAGACAGATTTATTAAACTGCCGTTTCTTTTGAAATTTCAGTGGGCTAGTAGACGCAGCCGAGAATGTCTTGCGGCAGTTAGAACACCAGTATCTGGTGAGGTGCTGACCATCGGAAGATCGGTAGTACTTACCCCAGCGACGGATGGTCCGATAACCGGAGGAAGAGGTTCTTGTAGTTTGACAATAAGGACAGATGAGTTTCATGGCTTGCTAGTAGTGCTAGGTTCAAGCCATATGAATAGAACTTGCTGATTATTGAAGACAACAGAGTAAGGGGGCAGTTACGAGCGGATCAGCCACACTTTATAGAATGCTTCCAACACAATTTTCAAAGACATCTTGCTTTGTCCTACTCGTCTATCTTCAAAAACGATTGGCAATTCCTGAACTTTATAACCTGCACGTTGAGCTTTGTACTTTAATTCAATTTGGAAACTATAACCATTAGAGCGGATAGAATCTAAATTAATATCGCGCAGGACTTGAGCCCGCCATCCATTAAAACCGCCTGTCCAATCTTGCGTGGGATAGCCCAAAATAAGACGCGAATACAAACCACCACCACGAGAAATCAGCTTGCGAATAAAGCCCCAGTTCAATGTAGCTCCACCTTCTACGTATCTTGAGCCCACGACAACGTGTTCTGTATCTAAAGCCTTTAAAAGCTTCACTAGGTCCACAGGACGATGTGAAAAGTCCGCATCCATTTCTACAAGAGCATCATATTTTCTTTCAAGTCCCCATTTAAAGCCGGCAATATAGGCTTGCCCCAAACCATTTTTTTGATTTCTCAACAAGAGATTTACTCGAGGCTGAGTTGCCGCAAATTCACGTACGAAGTCTGCAGTTTTATCTGGTGAAGAATCATCGACAACTAAGACGTCAAAGTTGGCATCTAGCTCCATCAAAGTTGGTAGCATGACTTTCATGTTATCTAATTCATTGTATGTCGGAATAATCACCAGTTTTTTCATATCTTCTTATCCCATTATTCAGGAAAGCAGGCAATCATTTCACTGCCCAATTCATTTGCTAACTGAGTCTTCTGCGGCTCCGTCGTCAGTGGCTTTTCCCACAAACTCAGCACATAGCCACCGCCACCAGAGCCTGTCAGTTTAACAGCAAGCGCGCCCGCATCGAGTAAAGTTTTTTGATGTTTTTTTACATTTTCGGTAACAAGTCCCCACTGCTCAAAACAATTATTAGCTTTACGCATAGTCTTGATCCAATTCAACAATGTGCCTTCATTCTGTAATTCACTATGTACTTTGCTTTGCAACAATGCTTTGAATTCGGATACGGCATCTTGCATTTGTCTATCTATAGAAATAGCTAACTCAGGGCTCTCAACGAAAATGTTCTTTACCTTTTCAATACAATCTTTTGTCACACCACGCTCACCTGAATAAGATAGATAGAGATATGGCATCTGTGCTATTTGGATTTCTGAAAAACCTTTATCCCGTAAAAAAACTAATGGTTTTCTAGCCAATGTTACCGCTACGTCTACCCCGCTGCTTTCGCCGTGAAATAGGTTTTCTAGGTCGCGAGCAAATGAAAATTTATTTTCATGCGGTACAAATCCCAGATAGTGTAACCACTCGGTTAAAGCCACACACAATGTAGCCGATGCTCCCATGCCCCCGCCAAGCGCAATATGGGATCTCATGTCAACAAGCCCTTTAAGCTCTGAACGACGCAGACCTAATAACTTCAGGGCTTTTTCGATCACTGACCAGATAATCAGTTCCAGCTCAGCACTTTTTTCTCCGGAAATTTGCAGCTCTAAATCAGAATCTTTACGACTGTACTGAAGTTGCAAGTAGCGTGACTCTAAAGGAAATACAACGGCCTCGCAGCCGCGCAAAACAGCATGTTCACCGGCCAGTATCCATTTGCCCGGAACACGGACCTCGAAGTCTACAGTGAGCGCATCATTGTTTTTCAAGATAACCCTCATCTGTCCATAAAGGCATTAAAGGACGAAACTCAGCTAAGACTTCCTCATAAGCCGACTGCTGATCTGGACGATATAAAAGATGTATATTACTTCCAGCATCCATTGTGATCAGAGGTCCATCCTGTTTGACCGACCATCTGTCATGTAGCAGGCGCAATGCCTTTAACGTCATATCATTCATGTACATGAACGACGGAACAGAAGTATGAAATAGCGTGTGCATATCCCAAAATTCATTCCAACAGATCTCATAGGCACTTTTCCAGTTTTCTTTTCTAAGAGCTTCGATCAAATGCTGTAATCTTGCTTCTACGCGCTCTACACGGCCTCTAAAAAGATCTGAGGTCAATACGCGAACATGGGCCTCACTTGAAGAAACAGATTTAATGCTCTCATCGCAGAGTAAAACTTGATGTTTCAAGCTCTGATAAGGAATTTGTATCGATTCCGCACCATCTGCATGCCACAGTGACCACGGAGAGAAAAAAGATCGACAAGACGAACCCGAACCTTTTTGCGAAAGCTTTGCAAGTTCTTTCGGACGATAACCTAACTTCCCATCTGCCGAATTCTGAATTAACCAATCATGTAATGCCAGAGTTAAAGCCGCATAGCTAGAAGCCGAACTTGCCAGTCCGCAATCGGAAGGAAAATTATTTGCAGATTCGATTTCAAAGAAACCTTCAATTTTGAATTCTTTCTTAAGAAAAGAAAAGTGGTTGAGGAATTTTTCTAAACCACGCTCACTGAGTTCAATCGGACGCAGGTCTTTCCGCTGATAAGCCCTCCATACATCCTGAGTGAGTTCTGGATTCTGCCTAACCCGTACAAATGTACGTAGCTTTTCAAGACAAAAAGAAAAAGAAGAGTTAGTCGGACGATTGCTTTTTACATCCGTCTTTCCCATATATTTAATAAGCGCAATATTAGAAGGCGCTGAAGACTCAACCCACATACGAAGCGTCCCCTTTCAAAATGTAATCACGTTTTTTTAAAATTTCACTTTTAACACCATCATGTAATGACGATTTATCAGCAAGAACTTGATACGAGTGACTTTGTAAATATTCTGACACTGCTACTTTTTTCTCTGATGGATAAAATGCTAGAATCACATCTGCACCTAAAGCGCCACATGGTTTAGCAATCAAAATATCTTTATTTGCTTTTAAATGTTCGCATATCTCTAATGAAGACGGACACGTTAAGTTCAAAGCTTTAAGAGCTAACACCCATTCTTGTAGAGCTCGCAGAAAGTCCTCTTCTTTTGCATTTACGTACGTCTTACAAACCTCTGCTGAGAGATGTGGAAGAGGATGCAGTCGCGATTTATCTAGCTGCGCTAAGTGCTCATGTGTGGCGATTTTATGACCTGTGGCTATAACAGAGAAATCAAGACCTTCAAAAAGCCAACCATGACTTTTAAAATCAGCATCAGGCTTAGCATCAAAGTCAGGCTCAGACCCTGCCTTGTTCGGCACCACCTCAGTAACTCTACCAAAATACTGAATAGCTAAATCAATTCCACTTCCTGTGTGCAGAGCTCTGTACTCTTGTAGAATGTCAGAAAAGTTCTGATTGTTACCAACCATGTTCGGTAAAACTGCGGCCCAATATTCAGCTGTGGATTTACCAAAACCACCCGTATAAGGATTGGATACTGCCGCTAAAATATCTTGCGACGGGTTTGGGTAATGACGATTTAAGTAAAGCCCTGCAGGACTTTCTGGGTGAGTTTGGCTTTTTAAAGAAATCCCTTGTCCATAACTCACCTCGAAACAAGGAGATGTAGCTAATCCTAAAGCGGCTCCACCCAATAAGACTGCATATTCACCAACCAAATAAGTCTTACCTGGAATATGCAGACCCATCTAAGGATTGGCCTGTTTTCTAAGGTCCTTCAAGACCTCAATTGCATTTGATAATGAAATTCGTTTTCTGAGAGCCAGAATTTCTTCTAATTTTTTTACAACTAAAGGCATCTCGGTCTCGGTAGCTCCTGCACCTAAAGACAAATTTTTGATATGCAACTTCATGTGTCCTTCAATAATTCCAACTGTTGTTAGAGCTCTTAAAGCACCTAAATTTTGCACAAGCCCCACCGCGGCCATAATACGCGCTAATTCATTAGCCGAGGTCACTCCTAGCATCTTCATAGAAAGTTTCGCTGAAGGATGTAAAGTTGTTACTCCGCCAACAGTTCCAACAATGAGTGGAGCTTCAAATACCCCGACTAAGCCCTTATCGGTCTTACGCCAGCGTGTGATTGAGCGATACTGTCCATCCCGACAAGCATAGGCATGGATTCCGGCTTCGACCGCGCGCCAGTCATTTCCAGTCGCAATCAATATAGGATCAATCCCGTTCAACACACCTTTATTATTCGTTGCTGCACGATAAGAATCTAATTCAGCAAAACGTGACGCCTCTTCAATTTTTTCGGCCAGATCAGCTTCGATGTTTTCGATAGTGACAGTAGCTCTTGTGATTTTAGAATCTACAAGATTCGACAGAATACACATCGTTACTTTTTCACCAGTGAATTGCTCTAGTGGTTCTTTCAAAAACTCACAGACTTGATTGATGACATTTGCGCCCATAGCGTCACATGGGTTCATATAGATATGGACAATAGCCATATCAAAACCATCACCACGACTTAACTGGCGAACTTGAATTTCGCTAACACCGCCACCACGAGCTACTAACCCAAAGGCCACTTCACGATTAGCCATTTCAATCAGATAGTTTTTTTGTAGAAGTACATTTTTTTGAAAAGCGGCAAAATCTTTTACTTTAGCAAACTGAATCTGACCAATGATATCCGAGCCAATAGTCTCTGTTTTAATCGAGCCACTTTCACGCACCCACTTCGCTGTTTTACTGGCGGCAGCAATGATCGATGTCTCTTCAACTGCCATTGGAATTACAAGGTCTTTTCCGTCGATGTTAAAATTAGTCGCCACTCCCATTGGTAATTGAAAATATCCGATAACATTTTCGACAAATTTTTCTGCTAAATTCACATCTTGCAAACCACCATTTTTAAGGTAGCTCATATCTTGATCAGAAAGAACATTCGCCTCGTTTAATAACTTCAGACGTTCTTGATAATTGAACTTAGAAAACCCTTTAAATATATCAGACAGTTTCTTTTTAATGGTTTGTGCCATACCACACCTTCTGATGAAGAAAATCTTCACATTTTTTTAAACCAGAGCAATACATAGCCGCTTTCAATTGGAAATCAAATTGCTGCATGGTTTTTATAGTTTCCTCTTCACTCACAACGGCGGCTTTCATTAATGGCTGCGCGATTCCCACAGCACGAGCCCCTAAAGCTAGGCATTTAGCAGAATCAACTCCGCTACGAACTCCGCCTGAAGCCCAAATATGACTGAAAAGATTTTGATCTTGTAGATCAAGAAGACACTCAACTGTCGATTGTCCCCAATCACGGAACGCATAGGCTGTATTAGCTAACAGACTTCCCTGTTCTTGCCTCATCGCCTCTAGCTGTCCCCAGTGAGTTCCCCCATTTCCAGAGACATCCACAATTTTAACTCCGACCGAGAAAAGACGACGACTAAGATCGGTGTTGATACCAAAGCCCACTTCTTTTACTAGAACAGGCACTGTGCTTTGCTTCACTAATTCTTCAATAGCCTTTAAAGCTCCAGTCATATCGACTTGAGGATTTCCCTGAAACAACTCTTGCAGAGGGTTAAGATGGACAAAAATGCCAATTGCTCCAAGATTTTCTACTAACTTTAGAACATTTTCAGTTGGATGCGATAACAGCTCAAGAATTCCAATATTGGATATGAGATTTAAACCTGCCACATCAGAATTGATATTTTTCCATTCTTGTACCGCAGCCGCATCCGTCAGTTCACGGCGCTGCGAACCTACAGCCATCAACCAATTATTAGCTACTGCTGCTCGTGCAAGGTTAAGATTAATTTTATAACTATTTTCATGTCCCGCCGTCATAGAAGAAACAAAGTGCGGTGATGAAAAATCGCGATCCAGAAGTTTTACATTAAGGTTAACATCATTAAATGAAAACTCTGGCAAGGCTTGATGAATAAGACGAATACGATTGAATCCCGAGCTGGTTAAAGCTTGAGTTCCTTCATCTAATGCCAGACGAATATGATCTTTTTTTCTTTTTTCAAAATCGTCAAAAGATGTCTTCATAAAACTCCGATTCTGAGGTCAAAATAGCCTTGTTAAAGCGCGTCTTTAACAGACCTAAAAATAGCTGAAAATAAAAAAAGCGAGCCTCATCAGCCCGCTTTCATAATTTTCGATTTCTTTATAACAACTACTGCTTAATAGCGTGTTGGCACAAAGATGAAAACGCTGCTGCATCTGTGATAGCCAGATCAGCTAATACTTTTCTGTCTAAC encodes the following:
- a CDS encoding polyprenol monophosphomannose synthase; the protein is MKKLVIIPTYNELDNMKVMLPTLMELDANFDVLVVDDSSPDKTADFVREFAATQPRVNLLLRNQKNGLGQAYIAGFKWGLERKYDALVEMDADFSHRPVDLVKLLKALDTEHVVVGSRYVEGGATLNWGFIRKLISRGGGLYSRLILGYPTQDWTGGFNGWRAQVLRDINLDSIRSNGYSFQIELKYKAQRAGYKVQELPIVFEDRRVGQSKMSLKIVLEAFYKVWLIRS
- a CDS encoding hydroxymethylglutaryl-CoA reductase, degradative codes for the protein MAQTIKKKLSDIFKGFSKFNYQERLKLLNEANVLSDQDMSYLKNGGLQDVNLAEKFVENVIGYFQLPMGVATNFNIDGKDLVIPMAVEETSIIAAASKTAKWVRESGSIKTETIGSDIIGQIQFAKVKDFAAFQKNVLLQKNYLIEMANREVAFGLVARGGGVSEIQVRQLSRGDGFDMAIVHIYMNPCDAMGANVINQVCEFLKEPLEQFTGEKVTMCILSNLVDSKITRATVTIENIEADLAEKIEEASRFAELDSYRAATNNKGVLNGIDPILIATGNDWRAVEAGIHAYACRDGQYRSITRWRKTDKGLVGVFEAPLIVGTVGGVTTLHPSAKLSMKMLGVTSANELARIMAAVGLVQNLGALRALTTVGIIEGHMKLHIKNLSLGAGATETEMPLVVKKLEEILALRKRISLSNAIEVLKDLRKQANP
- the rsmG gene encoding 16S rRNA (guanine(527)-N(7))-methyltransferase RsmG, whose amino-acid sequence is MAHKNKQNYSPYKARKEKAGVSLRGQAPTSKRDFKPEQVYSIEEANDRFADIFRNHQFECSHEERRKLAHFYHLLMKNQEHQNFTRLLKLRDVAIKHFIDSLIITEMVDIKFPLIDVGTGPGFPGIPLKIRYPQEKILLGEGVQKRVEFLKTVREELQLENLDIIGRNINEYFVYPVQSVITRAVEDIPNTLRNVMSCLQCGGHVYFMKGPSVDPEIKMAEDLKEFYQLEQDIAYDLKHTQNQRRLVVYRKIKNAPLPEDPDEEVE
- a CDS encoding diphosphomevalonate/mevalonate 3,5-bisphosphate decarboxylase family protein, giving the protein MWVESSAPSNIALIKYMGKTDVKSNRPTNSSFSFCLEKLRTFVRVRQNPELTQDVWRAYQRKDLRPIELSERGLEKFLNHFSFLKKEFKIEGFFEIESANNFPSDCGLASSASSYAALTLALHDWLIQNSADGKLGYRPKELAKLSQKGSGSSCRSFFSPWSLWHADGAESIQIPYQSLKHQVLLCDESIKSVSSSEAHVRVLTSDLFRGRVERVEARLQHLIEALRKENWKSAYEICWNEFWDMHTLFHTSVPSFMYMNDMTLKALRLLHDRWSVKQDGPLITMDAGSNIHLLYRPDQQSAYEEVLAEFRPLMPLWTDEGYLEKQ
- a CDS encoding mevalonate kinase, which codes for MKNNDALTVDFEVRVPGKWILAGEHAVLRGCEAVVFPLESRYLQLQYSRKDSDLELQISGEKSAELELIIWSVIEKALKLLGLRRSELKGLVDMRSHIALGGGMGASATLCVALTEWLHYLGFVPHENKFSFARDLENLFHGESSGVDVAVTLARKPLVFLRDKGFSEIQIAQMPYLYLSYSGERGVTKDCIEKVKNIFVESPELAISIDRQMQDAVSEFKALLQSKVHSELQNEGTLLNWIKTMRKANNCFEQWGLVTENVKKHQKTLLDAGALAVKLTGSGGGGYVLSLWEKPLTTEPQKTQLANELGSEMIACFPE
- a CDS encoding TrmH family RNA methyltransferase, encoding MSKSIAKPLAKSTATQITSSSNSLFRIWKSLLTSKGIKEHRQFFLMGAKLIQEFLDQPVDGFHIEYLIYDSECPYDINCKKTQLTKELFQELDVLGTKSALLILSYHDFIEKDFSKEAQGLELICPLGDPRNLGALTRSATGLSAAEIILTKESTHPYLPQAMKASAGSALKMKFTRTALALNEIPLVGANYALALHGNKITDIQWPKSLRLWVGEEGPGLSLQHEQKKQIRFVNIPTQEVESLNAMVSTSIAIWEWKKAQK
- the fni gene encoding type 2 isopentenyl-diphosphate Delta-isomerase codes for the protein MKTSFDDFEKRKKDHIRLALDEGTQALTSSGFNRIRLIHQALPEFSFNDVNLNVKLLDRDFSSPHFVSSMTAGHENSYKINLNLARAAVANNWLMAVGSQRRELTDAAAVQEWKNINSDVAGLNLISNIGILELLSHPTENVLKLVENLGAIGIFVHLNPLQELFQGNPQVDMTGALKAIEELVKQSTVPVLVKEVGFGINTDLSRRLFSVGVKIVDVSGNGGTHWGQLEAMRQEQGSLLANTAYAFRDWGQSTVECLLDLQDQNLFSHIWASGGVRSGVDSAKCLALGARAVGIAQPLMKAAVVSEEETIKTMQQFDFQLKAAMYCSGLKKCEDFLHQKVWYGTNH